A window of the Gossypium hirsutum isolate 1008001.06 chromosome A05, Gossypium_hirsutum_v2.1, whole genome shotgun sequence genome harbors these coding sequences:
- the LOC107958184 gene encoding interferon-related developmental regulator 1, whose amino-acid sequence MGKRKTQRKNATMLDSDDDNSSVSSSSTMRSDRMSVSASEEAEFNKDSLLDETVDALYEKRGSTREKALAVIIEAFNSNLQQGQQFVERKFATLLHQCLNSIKKGSSKEISLASHTIGLLALTVGPGDNAREILEESMIPLSQAFKSGSDPSKTASLLECMAVITFVGGNDPEETEKSMQIMWQLVHPKLGSNVVAVKPSAAVITAVVSAWSFLLTTMDGWRLSPKLWQESITYLSSLLDKDDRSARIAAGEALAVIFEMGSLEKFAAETKGFSDGSVSEGNKSKEGFSYIQGLKGKILNQVRDLSVEAGGKGSAKKDLNNQRNLFKDVLEFLEDGYSPNTSMKIGGDLLQTSSWSQLIQLNFLRCFLAGGFTKHMQENEFLQDIFGFTPNKRNLLGSEHMSYGEKRMYKSPNSALNKARTQLLNKQRMLSAGRNFGHYAVNVGDEDS is encoded by the exons ATGGGAAAAC GTAAAACTCAGCGTAAGAATGCGACGATGTTAGATAGTGACGATGATAATAGTAGTGTAAGTTCATCGTCAACCATGCGTTCTGATCGAATGTCGGTGTCTGCTTCTGAAGAAGCAGAGTTTAATAAGGATAGTTTACTTGATGAAACTGTTGATGCTTTATATGAAAAGAG GGGTTCTACACGAGAGAAGGCCTTGGCAGTGATTATTGAGGCTTTCAATAGCAATTTGCAACAGGGCCAGCAGTTCGTGGAGAGGAA ATTTGCTACATTACTGCATCAGTGTTTGAATTCTATCAAAAAGGGGTCCAGCAAAGAGATATCTTTGGCATCCCATACCATTG ggTTGCTGGCCTTAACTGTTGGTCCAGGAGATAATGCACGGGAAATTTTGGAAGAATCAATGATTCCTCTTTCACAGGCTTTTAAATCTGGTTCTGATCCTTCTAAGACTGCTTCA TTACTGGAGTGTATGGCTGTCATCACATTTGTTGGGGGCAATGATCCAGAAGAAACAGAAAAATCAATGCAAATTATGTGGCAATTGGTTCATCCTAAATTAGGTTCTAAC GTGGTTGCTGTGAAGCCTTCTGCAGCTGTAATAACAGCAGTTGTGTCTGCGTGGTCATTTCTTCTGACAACCATGGATGGTTGGAGGCTTAGTCCCAAACTTTGGCAAGA GTCCATTACATATTTGTCTAGTTTGCTAGATAAGGATGACCGATCTGCCCGCATTGCTGCTGGTGAAGCACTGGCAGTAATTTTTGAGATGGGAAGCTTAGAAAAATTTGCTGCCGAAACTAAAGGTTTCAGTGATGGCTCAGTTTCAGAAGGAAATAAATCTAAAGAAGGATTCTCATATATACAAGGACTGAAgggaaaaattttgaatcaagTCAGAGACCTCTCAGTGGAAGCTGGTGGTAAAGGTTCTGCCAAGAAAGATCTCAACAACCAGAGGAACTTGTTTAAGGATGTGTTAGAGTTCCTTGAG GATGGTTATAGTCCCAACACATCAATGAAGATTGGTGGGGATTTACTGCAGACATCATCATGGTCTCAGTTGATTCAG TTGAACTTTTTGAGGTGCTTTCTTGCTGGAGGTTTCACTAAACACATGCAG GAAAATGAATTCCTACAAGATATTTTTGGGTTCACTCCAAATAAAAGGAATCTTCTAGGCAGTGAACATATGTCCTACGGTGAGAAG AGAATGTACAAGTCACCGAATTCAGCCCTCAACAAAGCAAGAACCCAGCTATTGAATAAGCAGCGGATGCTATCTGCC GGTAGGAACTTTGGGCACTATGCTGTTAATGTAGGCGATGAAGATTCATAA